The Crocinitomicaceae bacterium genome includes a region encoding these proteins:
- a CDS encoding T9SS type A sorting domain-containing protein, which produces MKKWTSYVVFLCGTITYGQSILNSSFEMENIPHPDINYWSLNNCKFWHSSYNSSDWLSPLVGSEDISDFGYQPHSGAGHAGFAGTADNSDDNCYKEMVTGEITGLIAGQTYEVSFFVRNDGGPTVLEVGAFISQLQPEDDDFVPTPYSQTYYPQIEGTLPPDGDYHEITGCFTAGFTGNGYITIGVFKEYSPDIEGKVTNYLHLDDVTIQAIGSAIQPMISLSLNPTYCPAGDIIADWSASSGYDSYMWQISSQDDGITYCTSGLQSDLITSIDVYNELVAVAEFPSTGKCYNVSLKLYNNAGCYSELTKEFCMIDPVVTISDNGLPHCEGIPFELTVTGAPADWLYTWSDGQSGVGLTNINTIANSGVTSYSVAATTTSGCNSEDLFSAITVHQNPNIQPTLVNYSSNYYVQLWEEICIDFYSTDSPNEFVQVDVSTGTPPSSIFNYQINAISNSPSNHEAIQLCLEVTNFWLPGEYIFNVLLTDNNACGAGSITIPITIDVLCPGCQENLYIDNRNPNHDPFFDGDIRAANTIYLGTQDLTPGHTVDPAGSGVHFTAKNIVVGAGWQGNATNYSWLPDFTCSDICTECCSPVNQLTYDVPDPFFMLTPNGDEINDVFFVTDFSNPYDAYRSTAWQFTVWPASGFGWYPNSQVIHSHNSINDFPNNYSHSCYIFETPTTESPYKTFWWDGKFHSDGSVFIENDLYIYNEGDIVPPSLYWYEAILLGCDTEVGAGIIGHNLTFNGYIVVMSNKASEDSLFLLSDYNTWINNQLAEVVSFTDESIVFSVYPNPSNGDLFLTIPSEIESEVTIVEIFDMLGNCVLRELFIGNRQMLSLSNLEAGAYILHAINGEYEFTEKIILD; this is translated from the coding sequence ATGAAAAAGTGGACATCTTATGTGGTTTTCTTATGCGGCACTATTACTTATGGTCAGTCTATTCTAAATTCTTCTTTTGAGATGGAGAATATACCTCATCCAGATATAAATTATTGGTCATTAAATAATTGTAAGTTTTGGCACAGCAGTTATAATTCGTCAGATTGGCTATCTCCGTTAGTTGGTTCAGAGGACATTAGCGATTTTGGTTATCAACCGCACTCTGGTGCGGGGCATGCGGGGTTTGCTGGTACAGCAGATAATTCAGATGATAATTGCTACAAAGAAATGGTTACCGGAGAGATCACTGGGCTTATAGCAGGTCAAACCTATGAGGTTTCATTTTTTGTTAGAAATGATGGTGGGCCAACTGTTTTGGAGGTTGGTGCATTTATTTCACAACTCCAGCCTGAAGATGATGATTTTGTACCAACTCCATATTCGCAGACATACTATCCTCAGATTGAAGGTACTTTGCCACCCGACGGAGATTATCATGAAATCACAGGATGTTTTACTGCTGGATTTACCGGAAACGGTTACATCACGATTGGTGTATTTAAAGAATATTCACCTGATATAGAAGGAAAGGTCACAAATTATCTGCACCTTGATGATGTCACAATACAAGCAATTGGTAGTGCTATTCAACCTATGATTAGCTTATCCTTAAACCCGACATATTGTCCCGCTGGAGATATTATTGCAGACTGGTCAGCCTCGAGCGGTTATGATTCATATATGTGGCAAATTTCAAGCCAGGATGACGGAATAACATACTGCACATCCGGTCTTCAAAGTGATTTGATTACGTCTATAGATGTATATAATGAACTTGTTGCAGTTGCAGAATTTCCATCCACCGGGAAATGCTACAACGTGTCGTTAAAACTATACAATAACGCAGGATGCTATAGTGAACTGACAAAAGAATTTTGCATGATTGATCCTGTAGTTACAATAAGTGATAATGGACTTCCACACTGTGAAGGTATTCCATTTGAACTTACCGTGACAGGTGCACCTGCAGATTGGTTATACACATGGAGCGACGGACAAAGTGGTGTTGGATTGACAAATATAAATACGATTGCAAATTCTGGGGTTACATCATACTCCGTGGCGGCGACAACTACTTCTGGTTGCAACTCAGAAGATTTATTTTCTGCAATCACCGTTCATCAAAATCCAAATATTCAACCTACTCTGGTAAATTATTCGTCCAATTACTATGTTCAGTTGTGGGAGGAGATTTGCATTGATTTTTATTCGACTGATAGTCCGAACGAATTTGTCCAAGTCGACGTTTCAACAGGTACTCCTCCTTCTTCAATATTTAATTATCAGATCAACGCAATAAGCAATAGTCCTTCTAATCACGAAGCCATCCAATTATGCCTCGAGGTAACCAATTTTTGGTTACCTGGTGAGTATATATTCAATGTATTGCTTACCGATAATAACGCATGTGGTGCTGGGTCGATTACTATTCCTATCACAATTGACGTGCTTTGTCCTGGTTGTCAAGAGAACTTGTACATTGATAACCGAAACCCAAATCACGATCCATTCTTCGATGGTGATATCCGAGCTGCGAACACTATTTATCTTGGGACACAAGATTTAACTCCCGGTCATACCGTTGATCCTGCTGGTTCGGGAGTACATTTTACGGCTAAAAATATTGTCGTTGGCGCAGGCTGGCAAGGCAATGCAACGAACTATTCCTGGCTTCCAGATTTTACTTGCAGCGATATATGTACGGAATGTTGTAGCCCTGTTAATCAATTAACCTACGATGTACCAGATCCTTTCTTTATGCTTACGCCAAATGGTGATGAAATTAATGATGTCTTCTTCGTAACCGATTTCTCTAACCCATACGATGCCTATCGTTCAACGGCTTGGCAGTTTACTGTGTGGCCTGCGAGTGGATTTGGTTGGTATCCCAATTCTCAGGTAATTCATAGTCACAATAGTATTAACGATTTTCCAAATAATTATTCGCATTCGTGCTACATTTTTGAAACACCAACGACTGAATCACCCTATAAAACTTTCTGGTGGGACGGAAAATTTCATTCAGACGGGAGTGTATTCATTGAAAATGACTTGTACATTTATAATGAAGGGGATATTGTCCCACCGTCACTGTACTGGTACGAAGCCATTTTGTTGGGTTGTGATACAGAAGTGGGAGCAGGTATAATAGGTCATAATCTCACTTTCAATGGATATATTGTGGTCATGTCAAATAAGGCATCAGAAGATTCATTATTCTTGTTGTCTGATTATAACACATGGATAAATAACCAATTGGCTGAAGTGGTATCGTTTACAGATGAAAGTATTGTATTTAGCGTTTACCCTAACCCATCGAATGGTGATTTGTTTTTAACCATTCCCAGCGAGATAGAGTCAGAGGTGACTATCGTTGAAATATTTGATATGCTGGGTAATTGTGTACTTAGGGAGCTTTTTATTGGAAATCGTCAAATGCTGAGTTTGTCTAATTTAGAGGCTGGGGCTTATATTTTGCACGCAATAAACGGTGAATATGAATTTACAGAAAAAATTATTTTGGATTAG
- a CDS encoding copper homeostasis protein CutC yields MIELELCCDSYDAALIGAEYGFKRIELCAALDGGGLTPSMGMIQRCVEVKNIETHVMIRPRGGSFVYSQIEMEIMARDIIASAVSGARGVVFGCLKSTGELDLPTTMTLAEIARRQNLQYTFHRAIDYTPDRLQTLYSLAQAGFARILTSGGKSSAEEGMSELKQLAEAGHKFGIQVMAGGGVNATNARSLLNTGIHALHFTARKSLTATAQSGMGSDFIIDQDKIKNIIKAIMD; encoded by the coding sequence ATGATAGAACTTGAATTGTGTTGTGACTCGTATGATGCTGCCTTGATTGGTGCTGAATATGGATTTAAAAGAATTGAACTTTGTGCCGCGTTAGATGGAGGAGGATTAACACCCAGCATGGGAATGATTCAACGTTGTGTTGAAGTTAAGAATATTGAAACACATGTGATGATTCGTCCTCGTGGTGGCTCATTTGTATATTCTCAAATTGAAATGGAAATCATGGCACGTGATATTATTGCATCTGCTGTTTCAGGGGCACGTGGTGTTGTATTCGGATGTCTTAAATCAACAGGTGAATTAGATTTACCCACCACCATGACCTTGGCTGAAATTGCCCGCAGACAAAATCTTCAATACACTTTTCACAGGGCAATTGACTACACGCCTGATCGTTTGCAAACTTTGTATTCTCTTGCTCAAGCGGGTTTTGCACGCATACTCACCTCAGGCGGAAAATCATCAGCAGAAGAAGGTATGTCGGAACTAAAACAACTGGCTGAAGCCGGGCATAAATTTGGAATACAGGTGATGGCAGGTGGTGGTGTCAATGCTACCAACGCTCGTTCACTGTTGAATACCGGCATTCATGCCTTGCATTTCACGGCACGAAAATCTCTCACCGCTACAGCTCAATCAGGTATGGGAAGTGATTTTATTATTGATCAAGATAAAATAAAGAACATCATAAAAGCCATCATGGATTAA
- a CDS encoding glycoside hydrolase family 2 protein has protein sequence MNIRRGISLSLLLFMASASWSQEDIFILDDWYLYYQNDQPPVPVTVPGSGFGDLLANENKELNYTEINEHKGDFKYPNRYICTYFYDQTVMIYDHLDLVFEGLDTYAKIYLNDSLLLQSDNMFRQWEVDLKDLLNEGTNYIEVVFESPIDYHAKTLQNQTYQLPSGNENVEQKVAVYSRKAAYQFGWDWCPRLVTHGIWKPCYIRAWNDFRITNFIAHTQSIVDSRAMMQFKFHLFSDSTYQDPFYIEMMGKEFQIYIQKGTKEIAFYHEISDAKLWWPNGYGDHPLYSSTLNVFNHHQEKIYTKNVSFAIRTVELVNEKDSIGTSFYFKVNGKPIFMKGANYVPQHLIPQSVSNEQTEWLLETVQQANMNMLRVWGGGIYESDFFYNQCDLRGIMVWQDFMFANSMVPSDSNFRKTVSAEIHDQMYRLRNHACIALWCGNNEVEVAWQNWGWHKQFGYSSQDSTKIIADYQFFFHQLIPNIVKELDPSRSYISSSPQSNWGKPENFNHGAMHYWGVWHGREPIENYQTNVGRFMVEYGFQSYPLGESLSKFYPIDSFKFDSESFKKLQLSYIGNGVIQAEIEKHFGVLSLNDWLLASQYIQAQAYKTAIIAHRLKAPHCMGTLLWQLNDCWPGASWSLIDFSRQKKMAFYMIEKWYAPTIAVIEKTKSEIILTVHSDHDITATVNLTILSEPFGDVFHRFRIPFTLNALETKEVFSLPLKKISRKIDQQKMVIEISIADMDDQVFWSDEVEFGKIHISELYQN, from the coding sequence ATGAACATTAGAAGAGGCATATCGCTATCACTTTTGTTGTTCATGGCATCAGCTAGTTGGAGTCAGGAAGATATTTTTATACTTGATGATTGGTATCTCTATTATCAGAACGATCAGCCACCTGTTCCTGTAACCGTTCCGGGTTCAGGTTTTGGTGATCTTCTTGCCAATGAAAATAAAGAACTAAACTATACTGAAATCAACGAACATAAGGGGGATTTTAAGTATCCTAACCGATATATCTGCACCTATTTTTATGATCAGACCGTAATGATTTACGATCATCTTGACTTAGTTTTTGAAGGACTTGATACGTATGCAAAAATCTATTTGAATGATTCTCTGCTTTTACAATCTGACAATATGTTCAGACAATGGGAAGTAGATTTGAAAGATCTATTAAATGAAGGAACGAACTATATTGAAGTGGTGTTTGAATCTCCGATTGATTATCACGCAAAAACATTACAGAATCAAACATATCAATTGCCAAGCGGAAATGAAAACGTAGAGCAAAAAGTGGCAGTTTATTCTCGCAAAGCGGCTTATCAATTCGGCTGGGATTGGTGTCCCCGATTAGTAACGCACGGCATTTGGAAACCTTGTTATATCAGAGCATGGAATGATTTCAGAATAACAAATTTTATCGCTCACACGCAGTCAATCGTTGATAGCAGAGCCATGATGCAGTTTAAGTTTCATTTGTTTTCAGACAGCACATACCAAGATCCTTTTTATATAGAAATGATGGGGAAAGAATTCCAAATTTATATTCAGAAAGGTACAAAGGAGATTGCATTCTATCATGAAATATCAGATGCAAAACTATGGTGGCCTAATGGATACGGTGATCACCCTTTATACTCATCAACCCTAAATGTATTCAATCATCATCAGGAAAAAATTTATACTAAAAATGTATCGTTTGCTATACGAACGGTAGAATTAGTGAATGAAAAAGATTCTATTGGAACTTCATTTTACTTCAAGGTAAATGGCAAACCAATTTTTATGAAAGGCGCAAATTATGTGCCTCAGCATTTGATACCACAAAGTGTAAGCAACGAGCAAACCGAATGGCTGTTGGAAACAGTGCAACAAGCCAATATGAATATGCTGCGCGTTTGGGGTGGCGGAATTTATGAGTCAGATTTTTTTTATAATCAGTGTGATCTGAGGGGAATTATGGTTTGGCAAGATTTTATGTTTGCCAATTCTATGGTTCCGTCTGATAGTAATTTCAGAAAAACGGTGTCTGCTGAAATTCATGATCAAATGTACCGTTTGAGAAATCATGCCTGTATTGCTTTGTGGTGCGGTAATAATGAAGTTGAAGTGGCATGGCAAAACTGGGGTTGGCATAAGCAATTCGGATATTCTTCTCAAGATTCAACAAAAATTATTGCAGATTACCAATTCTTTTTTCACCAACTGATACCGAATATTGTGAAAGAACTTGATCCATCCCGTTCTTATATCTCATCATCACCACAAAGTAATTGGGGTAAACCAGAAAATTTTAATCATGGTGCTATGCATTATTGGGGTGTGTGGCATGGACGTGAACCAATTGAAAATTATCAAACGAATGTTGGCAGATTCATGGTAGAGTATGGATTTCAGTCGTATCCTTTAGGTGAATCACTGAGTAAATTTTACCCAATTGATAGTTTTAAATTTGATTCAGAATCTTTCAAGAAATTACAGTTGAGTTATATTGGAAATGGGGTAATTCAAGCCGAAATTGAAAAACATTTTGGAGTATTAAGTTTGAATGATTGGCTTCTAGCGTCTCAATACATACAGGCACAAGCATATAAAACAGCAATCATTGCACACCGGTTAAAGGCACCACATTGTATGGGCACTTTGTTATGGCAATTGAATGATTGTTGGCCGGGCGCAAGCTGGAGTTTGATTGATTTTAGTAGACAAAAAAAAATGGCTTTTTATATGATTGAAAAATGGTATGCGCCAACTATTGCGGTGATTGAAAAAACAAAATCAGAAATTATTTTAACCGTGCACAGTGATCATGACATTACTGCAACAGTCAATCTTACCATTCTAAGTGAGCCGTTTGGAGATGTTTTTCATAGGTTCAGGATTCCGTTTACCTTAAATGCCTTAGAAACTAAAGAAGTATTCTCACTTCCCCTCAAAAAAATAAGCAGAAAAATTGATCAGCAGAAAATGGTCATTGAGATTTCAATTGCAGATATGGATGATCAGGTTTTTTGGTCTGACGAAGTGGAGTTTGGAAAAATTCATATTTCAGAATTATATCAAAATTGA
- a CDS encoding DUF4200 domain-containing protein has translation MCVIKTIGNIKGLILFSFILAFGSISIAQNPTVITDSLVVQQRLYAKEKLIVDQEAKFKQDVIIKGDIKAKSDVRIDSLLKVDGNTRLLGNVKMEGLGNATTLTAETEIVLIMPNGNLIKGSVAGIINAFANPQGLTTDYCTANGGVAQWWAVAQKLFTACPDVNVGIRTDDPQFALHVAGVNYAFRFLAGNPGATSEALFNGFSPNDTQTLVNIGVKIGGDAEQARFSISNDGNIKMTNIGTSPSFVINNGKGHAIVVYSYAGNKILQLEDDGKLRSRGVIVNVDTWADYVFNAGYELMSLPETQVYIQSNGHLPGVPSQEELTEEGLDLGEMQRIQMEKIEELYLQLIKMNTEIERLKNEISTLKTEKSKTINN, from the coding sequence ATGTGCGTTATCAAAACAATTGGTAACATAAAAGGACTCATTCTGTTTTCTTTTATTTTGGCTTTTGGTTCAATCAGTATTGCCCAGAATCCAACAGTAATAACTGATTCATTGGTAGTGCAACAGAGATTGTACGCTAAAGAAAAGTTAATTGTTGATCAGGAAGCAAAATTCAAACAAGATGTTATTATAAAAGGTGACATCAAAGCAAAAAGCGATGTACGCATTGATAGCCTGTTAAAGGTTGATGGCAATACACGTCTATTGGGCAATGTAAAAATGGAAGGGCTTGGCAATGCAACAACTTTGACCGCTGAAACTGAAATTGTTTTAATAATGCCTAACGGAAATTTAATCAAAGGATCAGTTGCCGGAATAATCAACGCCTTTGCTAATCCGCAGGGGCTAACTACTGATTATTGCACAGCCAATGGTGGAGTTGCTCAATGGTGGGCGGTTGCACAGAAATTATTTACCGCATGTCCTGATGTAAATGTTGGTATCAGAACAGATGATCCGCAATTTGCATTGCATGTAGCTGGGGTAAACTATGCTTTTCGTTTTCTTGCCGGAAACCCCGGTGCGACAAGTGAAGCGTTATTCAACGGCTTTTCACCGAACGACACTCAGACTTTAGTGAACATCGGAGTTAAAATTGGAGGTGATGCTGAACAGGCTAGATTTTCCATTAGCAACGACGGAAATATTAAAATGACGAATATTGGTACATCCCCCTCTTTTGTGATCAATAATGGTAAAGGACATGCTATTGTGGTGTATTCATATGCAGGGAATAAAATTTTGCAGTTGGAGGATGACGGAAAATTAAGAAGTAGAGGGGTGATTGTTAATGTCGATACTTGGGCAGATTACGTTTTTAACGCTGGTTACGAGTTAATGTCGTTGCCTGAAACACAAGTTTATATTCAATCCAATGGGCATTTACCAGGAGTGCCTTCCCAAGAGGAGCTCACTGAAGAAGGGCTTGATTTGGGAGAGATGCAACGCATTCAGATGGAAAAAATTGAAGAATTATATTTGCAATTGATTAAAATGAATACTGAAATTGAACGATTAAAAAACGAAATTAGTACTTTAAAAACGGAAAAATCAAAAACAATAAACAACTGA
- a CDS encoding isoaspartyl peptidase/L-asparaginase — MSNYALAIHGGAGTILKSLMTPEKEQQYRLSLQEAIQAGEAILKSNGSALDAVEAAVRCLENNPLFNAGKGAVFTHDAKHELDASIMCGDTLEAGAVAGVQRIKNPISLARDVMEKSEHVLMCGEGAEQFAKSVNAVFETDEYFFVQARFDQLQEALKTDGIFLDHSGESKTEDNKKKFGTVGAVALDRFGNIAAATSTGGMTNKKFGRAGDSPIIGAGTYANNKTCAVSCTGHGEFFIRSVVAYDISCLMEYKGYSLKQACDEVVINKLVKIGGEGGLVAIDAKGNIELSFNSEGMYRAFVKEGENIYTGIYTE; from the coding sequence ATGTCCAACTACGCATTAGCCATTCACGGCGGAGCCGGAACCATTTTAAAATCTTTGATGACGCCTGAAAAAGAGCAGCAGTATAGGCTGTCATTGCAAGAAGCCATCCAGGCAGGGGAAGCTATTTTGAAATCAAACGGATCAGCATTGGATGCTGTAGAGGCGGCGGTGCGTTGTCTTGAAAATAATCCTCTTTTTAATGCTGGCAAAGGAGCTGTTTTTACCCATGATGCCAAACATGAATTAGATGCTTCTATTATGTGCGGAGACACATTGGAAGCAGGTGCTGTTGCAGGTGTTCAGCGCATTAAAAATCCAATTTCTCTTGCACGTGATGTTATGGAAAAATCAGAACATGTATTGATGTGCGGAGAAGGCGCGGAACAATTTGCAAAATCTGTCAACGCAGTATTTGAAACAGATGAATACTTTTTTGTTCAGGCCAGGTTTGATCAATTGCAGGAAGCTTTGAAAACTGATGGTATATTTTTAGATCACAGCGGAGAATCAAAGACTGAAGATAATAAAAAGAAATTCGGCACTGTTGGTGCGGTTGCCTTAGATCGTTTTGGCAATATTGCCGCTGCAACTTCAACGGGTGGCATGACGAATAAAAAATTCGGCAGGGCAGGGGATAGCCCCATCATTGGAGCAGGGACTTATGCCAACAATAAAACCTGTGCCGTGAGTTGCACCGGGCATGGTGAGTTTTTTATCAGATCAGTGGTTGCTTATGACATCTCTTGTTTGATGGAATACAAAGGATATTCGTTAAAACAAGCCTGTGATGAAGTAGTAATAAATAAACTCGTAAAAATTGGAGGTGAAGGTGGTCTGGTAGCTATTGATGCTAAAGGGAATATAGAGTTGTCATTTAATTCTGAAGGCATGTATCGCGCATTTGTCAAAGAAGGAGAAAATATCTACACCGGAATTTATACTGAATAA